In one Achromobacter spanius genomic region, the following are encoded:
- the cyoD gene encoding cytochrome o ubiquinol oxidase subunit IV: MSSHMDNLADRGHHGHDHHDDHDDDGASHGTVKSYVTGFILAAILTAIPFWLVMDRVFESSRTTALIILAFAMVQIVVHLVYFLHMDTKSESGWNMLALIFTLVLVVITLSGSIWIMYHLNANMMPMSIHDMRKMP, translated from the coding sequence ATGAGCTCGCACATGGATAACCTGGCAGACCGCGGCCACCATGGCCATGACCACCATGACGACCATGACGACGACGGTGCCAGCCACGGCACCGTGAAGAGCTACGTCACGGGGTTCATCCTGGCGGCCATCCTGACCGCGATTCCATTCTGGCTGGTCATGGACCGCGTGTTCGAGAGTTCCCGCACAACCGCCCTGATCATCCTGGCGTTCGCGATGGTGCAGATCGTGGTCCACCTTGTGTACTTCCTGCACATGGACACCAAGTCCGAAAGCGGCTGGAACATGTTGGCGTTAATATTCACGCTGGTGCTGGTCGTAATCACGCTCAGCGGATCAATCTGGATCATGTATCACTTGAACGCCAATATGATGCCCATGTCCATACACGACATGCGGAAAATGCCCTGA
- a CDS encoding SURF1 family protein — protein MAAVKDNTFRDTPRKPRSKTTLVILGVVAAALFAGLCALGTWQVHRLAWKQELIAQVKQRAHAPTAPAPGKPDWRGLTAGNAEYRHVTATGTFQYDRQTLVQAATELGSGYWVMTPLQLADGGGTVLVNRGFVLPQWRKNQAASPPPPAADARVTGLLRMGEPSSGFLRNNDPAANLWYSRDLPGIAKARGLTDVAPYFIDADAASSPSRDPAQAPVGGLTVLTFPNNHLVYAITWYALALMIIVGVVIFVREEKRGRGKG, from the coding sequence ATGGCCGCAGTAAAAGACAACACATTCCGCGACACCCCCCGTAAACCGCGCAGCAAAACCACCCTGGTCATCCTGGGGGTGGTGGCTGCCGCGCTCTTTGCGGGCTTGTGCGCCCTGGGAACCTGGCAGGTGCATCGCCTGGCCTGGAAGCAAGAGCTGATTGCGCAGGTGAAACAGCGCGCGCATGCGCCCACCGCGCCGGCGCCGGGCAAGCCGGACTGGCGCGGCCTGACCGCCGGCAATGCCGAATACCGCCACGTAACGGCAACCGGCACCTTCCAGTACGACCGCCAGACGCTGGTGCAGGCGGCCACCGAACTGGGCAGCGGCTATTGGGTCATGACCCCCTTGCAACTGGCCGATGGCGGTGGCACGGTGCTGGTCAACCGTGGTTTCGTGCTGCCGCAATGGCGCAAGAATCAGGCGGCGTCACCTCCGCCGCCCGCCGCCGACGCGCGCGTAACCGGGCTGCTGCGCATGGGTGAGCCAAGCAGCGGTTTTCTGCGCAACAACGATCCGGCCGCCAACCTCTGGTATTCGCGTGACCTGCCCGGCATCGCCAAGGCCCGTGGCCTGACCGACGTGGCGCCCTACTTCATTGATGCCGACGCCGCGTCCAGCCCCAGCCGCGACCCGGCCCAAGCCCCTGTCGGCGGGCTGACCGTGCTGACCTTCCCGAACAACCATCTGGTCTATGCCATTACCTGGTATGCCCTGGCGCTGATGATTATTGTTGGCGTGGTGATCTTCGTGCGCGAAGAAAAGCGCGGGCGCGGCAAGGGCTGA
- a CDS encoding nicotinate phosphoribosyltransferase encodes MNAPEPLTVKNGINPFLQADFYKTGHPFQYPKGTNKILANFTPRSARLAPVLPELFDDKIVWFGLQGFIKEILIDLFNREFFGKPAGAAVRQYQRRVDNALGKGAVTVDHLQALYELGYLPLEIRSVPEGARVDIRVPPVTFINTHPDFAWLVTYIETLFSCESWKPSTVATIAFEYRKLLTYFARLTGSPMDFVNWQGHDFSMRGMSGLYDARKSGAGHLLSFTGTDTIPAIDYLEDIYGADSDRELVGGSVPATEHSVMCLGSKEGEIETIRRLVTQVYPAGIVSVVSDTWDFWQVVTDFAAALKPEILARQPDAFGNAKVVFRPDSGDPVKILTGYFCIDVSSVDDGDALAAARRDGFEAVRDATTGQYWLLDDKAHATQTLREAEVKGAVQCLWDLFGGVVTERGYKLLDPHVGLIYGDSITLARGRDILVRLERKGFASGNVVLGIGSYTYQYLTRDSFGWALKATYAEVNGVPEELVKDPVTDSGVKRSAKGLLRVEETATGYVLHDQQTPEQAAGGALVPVFRDGQLLLEQNLAQIRERLQGSWVCPEPGSIVWPQR; translated from the coding sequence ATGAATGCTCCCGAACCCCTCACCGTCAAGAACGGCATCAACCCCTTCCTGCAAGCGGACTTCTACAAGACCGGCCACCCGTTCCAGTACCCCAAGGGCACCAACAAGATCCTGGCCAACTTCACGCCGCGTTCGGCGCGTCTGGCCCCGGTGCTGCCTGAACTGTTCGACGACAAGATCGTCTGGTTCGGCCTGCAAGGCTTCATCAAGGAAATCCTGATTGATCTGTTCAACCGCGAATTCTTCGGCAAGCCGGCAGGCGCCGCCGTACGCCAGTATCAGCGCCGGGTGGATAACGCGTTGGGCAAGGGCGCGGTCACCGTGGACCACTTGCAGGCCTTGTACGAGCTGGGCTATCTGCCGCTGGAAATCCGTTCCGTGCCGGAAGGCGCCCGCGTCGATATCCGCGTGCCGCCCGTCACCTTCATCAACACGCACCCCGACTTTGCCTGGCTGGTGACGTATATCGAAACCCTGTTCAGCTGCGAATCTTGGAAGCCGTCCACGGTGGCCACCATCGCCTTTGAATATCGCAAGCTGTTGACGTACTTCGCGCGCCTGACCGGCAGCCCGATGGACTTCGTGAACTGGCAGGGGCACGACTTTTCCATGCGCGGCATGTCGGGCCTGTACGACGCCCGCAAGAGCGGCGCGGGCCACTTGCTGTCATTCACCGGCACCGACACAATTCCCGCCATTGATTATCTGGAAGACATCTACGGCGCCGACTCCGACCGCGAACTGGTTGGCGGCTCGGTGCCGGCCACCGAGCACTCGGTGATGTGTCTGGGCAGCAAGGAAGGCGAGATCGAGACCATCCGCCGTCTGGTCACGCAGGTGTACCCGGCGGGCATCGTGTCGGTGGTGTCGGACACCTGGGACTTCTGGCAGGTGGTGACGGATTTTGCCGCCGCGCTCAAGCCCGAGATCCTGGCGCGCCAGCCTGACGCCTTCGGCAATGCCAAGGTGGTGTTCCGCCCCGATTCCGGCGACCCCGTGAAGATCCTGACGGGCTATTTCTGCATCGACGTGTCCAGCGTGGACGATGGCGACGCGCTGGCCGCCGCCCGCCGTGACGGTTTCGAGGCCGTGCGCGATGCCACCACCGGCCAATACTGGCTGCTGGACGACAAGGCCCACGCCACGCAAACGCTGCGCGAGGCCGAGGTCAAGGGCGCGGTGCAGTGCTTGTGGGATCTCTTCGGCGGGGTGGTGACCGAGCGCGGCTACAAGCTGCTGGACCCGCACGTCGGCCTGATCTACGGCGATTCCATCACCTTGGCGCGTGGCCGCGACATTCTGGTTCGGCTTGAGCGCAAGGGCTTTGCGTCCGGCAACGTGGTGCTGGGCATCGGCTCCTACACCTATCAGTACCTGACGCGCGACAGCTTTGGCTGGGCGTTGAAGGCGACGTATGCCGAAGTCAATGGCGTGCCTGAAGAACTGGTGAAGGACCCGGTGACGGATTCCGGCGTGAAGCGTTCGGCCAAGGGTTTGCTGCGGGTGGAAGAAACCGCCACGGGGTATGTGCTGCATGACCAGCAAACGCCCGAACAAGCCGCGGGCGGCGCGCTGGTGCCGGTGTTTCGCGATGGCCAGTTGCTGCTTGAGCAGAACCTGGCGCAGATCCGCGAACGGCTGCAAGGGTCTTGGGTCTGCCCCGAGCCGGGCAGCATTGTCTGGCCGCAACGTTGA
- the prs gene encoding ribose-phosphate diphosphokinase: MFTITAVVEGQRITGTPAAFVFPGGESQVTVPANLRAQADAASAFRIHALLKSANDVMQLLMLTDALRRLNPAVPVHLDMPYVPYARQDRVCNPGEALGAAVFCKLINDQQYATVTVVEPHSDVTPALLQRLRVVDAAAFLKNALAAPAFAQGVTLMAPDAGARKRVQALAKTLGVAQVRYAEKVRDTQTGRITETRVPDDIPDQPVLVVDDICDGGRTFLELAAALGEKTRQPLYLYVTHGIFSKGLAELNARYAGIYTAYDWTDAEGANAPVLVNIEN; this comes from the coding sequence ATGTTCACCATCACTGCGGTAGTAGAAGGACAACGCATCACCGGCACGCCGGCTGCGTTTGTATTTCCCGGCGGCGAAAGCCAGGTTACGGTGCCGGCCAACTTGCGGGCCCAAGCCGATGCGGCCAGCGCGTTCCGTATCCACGCCTTGTTGAAGTCGGCCAACGACGTCATGCAATTGCTGATGCTGACGGACGCCCTGCGCCGCCTGAACCCGGCAGTGCCGGTGCACCTGGACATGCCCTATGTGCCGTACGCGCGCCAGGACCGCGTCTGCAACCCCGGCGAAGCCTTGGGCGCGGCGGTGTTCTGCAAGCTGATCAACGATCAGCAATACGCCACCGTGACCGTGGTGGAACCGCACAGCGACGTGACCCCCGCGCTGTTGCAGCGTTTGCGCGTGGTGGACGCCGCCGCATTCCTGAAGAACGCGCTGGCCGCGCCCGCCTTCGCGCAGGGCGTCACGCTGATGGCCCCGGACGCCGGCGCCCGCAAGCGCGTGCAGGCCTTGGCCAAGACGCTGGGCGTGGCGCAGGTTCGCTACGCCGAAAAGGTGCGCGACACCCAGACCGGCCGCATCACTGAAACGCGCGTGCCGGACGATATTCCCGATCAGCCCGTGCTGGTGGTGGACGACATCTGCGACGGTGGCCGCACGTTCCTGGAACTGGCCGCCGCCCTGGGCGAAAAGACCCGCCAGCCGCTCTACCTGTATGTCACGCACGGCATCTTCAGCAAGGGCTTGGCCGAGCTGAACGCCCGCTACGCCGGCATCTACACCGCCTATGACTGGACGGACGCCGAAGGCGCGAACGCGCCGGTGCTCGTCAACATTGAAAACTGA
- a CDS encoding NUDIX hydrolase has product MDYPLPLVTVDAVLLTLRAGALEIALHQRDRAPFKNAMALPGGVVHVDEDRDTEASIRRVLREKTGFEPRYLEQLQVFSGKDRDPRQWSLSVSYVALVPAAELEAATQADFRFVSVDALPPLAFDHADIVAAAVARLRGKSSYSTLPFFLLPERFTLTELQHTYEAILQTRLEKSNFRRKMEAWGVLEATGEQVGGAQRPAQLYRLKDFTLFDRSVG; this is encoded by the coding sequence GTGGACTATCCACTGCCTCTTGTCACCGTCGACGCCGTCCTGCTCACCTTGCGGGCGGGCGCCCTGGAAATTGCCTTGCACCAGCGCGACCGCGCGCCATTCAAGAACGCCATGGCTTTGCCGGGCGGCGTGGTGCATGTGGACGAAGACCGCGACACCGAAGCCAGCATCCGCCGCGTGCTGCGGGAAAAGACCGGCTTTGAACCGCGCTACCTGGAACAGTTGCAGGTGTTCTCCGGCAAAGACCGCGACCCGCGACAATGGTCGTTGTCGGTGTCCTACGTGGCGTTGGTGCCGGCGGCGGAATTGGAAGCCGCCACGCAAGCCGACTTTCGTTTCGTCAGCGTGGACGCGCTGCCGCCGCTGGCCTTTGACCACGCGGATATCGTCGCGGCCGCGGTCGCCCGTCTGCGTGGCAAGTCCAGTTATTCCACCTTGCCCTTTTTTCTGCTGCCCGAACGCTTCACGCTGACGGAGCTTCAGCACACCTACGAAGCGATCTTGCAGACTCGGCTGGAAAAGTCGAACTTCCGCCGCAAGATGGAAGCGTGGGGCGTGCTGGAAGCCACAGGCGAACAGGTTGGGGGCGCGCAGCGGCCCGCGCAGTTGTATCGCCTGAAGGACTTCACCTTGTTCGACCGTAGCGTCGGCTAG
- a CDS encoding porin yields the protein MKKTLLAAAMLTAFTGIAQAEPSVTLYGVIDTGIGYNKIKGDGYSGSKLGMINGIQAGSRWGLRGSDDLGDGLRAVFKLESGFDSANGQRGQSGRLFGRQATIGLANDAWGSIDFGRQATIGSNYLADIDPFYTSYTQSNLGLGFSAANTMRWDNMVMYRTPSVNGFEFGIGYSFNADDTTADQTGFRTADNTRGITAGLRYVQGPLNVALTYDQLNGSNRSTTIDNDATPRQYALGVSYDLEVVKLAAAYGRTTDGWFVGQDLPAGTPFSDEFGTNRFVNGFKANAYMLGATLPTGAAGSLFASWQHVAPSNDKLTGGDANMNVYSVGYTYDLSKRTNLYAYGSYGTDYAFIDGLKSTAAGVGIRHQF from the coding sequence ATGAAAAAGACGCTGCTCGCCGCCGCAATGCTGACCGCTTTTACAGGCATTGCGCAGGCAGAACCGTCAGTCACCCTCTATGGTGTCATCGACACCGGCATCGGCTACAACAAAATCAAGGGCGACGGCTACAGCGGTAGCAAGCTCGGCATGATCAACGGCATCCAGGCCGGCTCCCGCTGGGGCCTGCGCGGATCCGACGATCTGGGCGATGGCCTGCGCGCCGTCTTCAAGCTGGAAAGCGGCTTTGATTCCGCCAACGGCCAACGCGGCCAATCGGGCCGCCTGTTCGGCCGCCAAGCCACCATCGGTTTGGCCAACGACGCCTGGGGTTCGATCGATTTCGGCCGCCAGGCCACCATCGGCTCGAACTACCTGGCCGACATCGACCCCTTCTACACCAGCTACACCCAATCGAACCTGGGCCTGGGCTTCAGCGCGGCCAACACCATGCGCTGGGACAACATGGTGATGTACCGCACGCCGTCTGTGAATGGCTTTGAATTCGGCATCGGCTACTCGTTCAACGCCGACGACACGACCGCCGACCAGACGGGCTTTCGCACCGCCGACAACACGCGCGGCATCACGGCCGGCCTGCGCTACGTGCAAGGCCCGCTGAACGTGGCGCTGACCTACGACCAACTGAACGGCTCCAACCGCAGCACCACCATCGACAACGACGCCACGCCGCGCCAATACGCGCTGGGCGTGTCCTACGACCTGGAAGTGGTGAAGCTTGCCGCCGCCTATGGCCGCACCACCGACGGCTGGTTCGTGGGCCAGGACCTGCCGGCCGGCACGCCCTTCAGCGACGAATTCGGCACCAACCGCTTCGTGAACGGCTTCAAGGCCAACGCCTACATGCTGGGCGCGACCTTGCCGACCGGCGCGGCCGGCAGCCTGTTCGCCTCGTGGCAGCACGTGGCCCCGTCCAATGACAAGCTGACGGGCGGCGACGCCAACATGAACGTCTACAGCGTGGGTTACACCTACGACCTGTCCAAGCGCACCAACCTGTATGCCTACGGTTCGTATGGCACGGACTACGCGTTCATCGACGGCCTGAAGAGCACCGCCGCGGGCGTGGGCATCCGCCACCAGTTCTAA
- a CDS encoding ankyrin repeat domain-containing protein: MATIRHWRACFVFVLGALGAQAGAAENPAAQLREAAAQGETARVQELLAQGVPLDGRDAEGNTALLRATQGNQVETARVLIEAGADVNAQNRMQDSAYLLAGAQGYREILELTLRHGADLRSTNRYGGTALIPACERGHVDVVRTLLQAGVDPNHVNRLGWTGLLEAIILSDGGPRHQAIVALLIAAGADVNLADREGRTPLQHARQRGQAEIVQLLERAQAR; this comes from the coding sequence ATGGCTACCATCAGACACTGGCGCGCGTGCTTCGTCTTCGTGCTGGGCGCCTTGGGCGCACAAGCGGGCGCCGCCGAAAACCCAGCCGCGCAATTGCGGGAGGCCGCCGCACAAGGCGAAACCGCGCGCGTACAAGAATTATTGGCGCAGGGCGTGCCGCTTGATGGGCGCGATGCCGAGGGCAATACCGCGCTGTTGCGCGCGACGCAAGGCAATCAAGTGGAAACGGCGCGCGTGCTGATCGAGGCGGGCGCGGACGTGAACGCGCAAAATCGCATGCAGGACAGCGCCTACCTGCTGGCGGGCGCCCAGGGGTATCGCGAGATCCTTGAACTGACCTTGCGCCACGGCGCTGATTTACGCAGCACCAACCGGTACGGCGGCACGGCGCTGATTCCGGCTTGCGAGCGTGGGCATGTGGATGTGGTCAGGACGCTGCTGCAAGCTGGCGTGGACCCCAACCATGTGAACCGGCTGGGGTGGACGGGGCTGCTTGAGGCCATCATCCTGAGCGACGGCGGCCCGCGGCATCAGGCGATTGTTGCGTTGCTGATCGCGGCTGGCGCCGATGTAAATCTGGCCGACCGCGAAGGCCGGACTCCGCTGCAACACGCCCGGCAGCGCGGGCAGGCGGAAATCGTGCAACTGCTGGAACGCGCGCAGGCACGGTGA
- a CDS encoding ParB/Srx family N-terminal domain-containing protein: MRLLAAMLLPLALAACNGGGDDAPPVEQAAPESQAPTRNPAYLNTKAGDVIQVRIEELRPTQAAIGYDQIYYKLGRWQGDFNRSWAGDDARKLDYLNRTVGKKFDDYCEDMGGTERAAAFADLAAAQAARLDAPSSFTCLDAPGTHTENLKTVVVGWDGNLYLTDGHHTFSSLREIFDGGPKLPVWVKVDANYSDLPTAAAFWQRMVDERRAWLRDGQNQPITVDQLPSRLGLASADEAGGMQEDRYRSLVYFTRDIAYENGNLPEFAEFLWGDWLRRQVVAGGLPALDQYHMAAPATPAQILAVSTFNATLVPGGANDSYAAAVRDAALKMGALADTDIVFDDRQAASLGRIPLAANVVAGVSIKDQRDTLEELPRVDVKGDGSPRNAGKLWFAVNYRACGKPAAGTCWGW, translated from the coding sequence ATGCGCCTATTGGCCGCGATGTTGCTGCCGCTGGCGCTTGCCGCTTGCAACGGCGGCGGCGATGATGCTCCGCCCGTCGAGCAAGCCGCGCCTGAATCCCAAGCGCCCACGCGCAACCCTGCCTACCTGAACACCAAGGCCGGGGACGTCATCCAGGTGCGCATCGAGGAATTGCGCCCAACGCAGGCCGCCATCGGCTACGACCAGATCTACTACAAACTGGGCCGCTGGCAAGGCGATTTCAACCGATCCTGGGCGGGCGACGACGCGCGCAAGCTGGACTACCTGAACCGCACCGTTGGCAAGAAATTTGACGACTACTGCGAAGACATGGGCGGCACCGAGCGCGCCGCCGCGTTCGCCGATCTGGCGGCAGCCCAAGCGGCGCGCCTGGACGCCCCCAGCTCCTTCACCTGCCTGGACGCGCCCGGCACGCACACCGAAAACTTGAAGACAGTGGTGGTCGGTTGGGACGGCAACCTGTACCTGACCGACGGTCATCACACGTTCTCATCGCTGCGCGAGATTTTCGATGGCGGCCCCAAGCTGCCCGTCTGGGTCAAGGTGGACGCCAACTATAGCGACCTGCCGACCGCCGCCGCGTTCTGGCAGCGCATGGTCGACGAGCGCCGCGCCTGGTTGCGCGACGGCCAGAACCAGCCCATTACCGTTGACCAGCTACCCAGCCGCCTGGGTCTGGCCAGCGCCGACGAAGCCGGCGGCATGCAGGAAGACCGCTACCGCTCGCTGGTCTACTTCACCCGCGACATCGCGTACGAAAACGGCAACCTGCCGGAGTTCGCGGAATTCCTGTGGGGCGACTGGTTGCGCCGGCAAGTCGTGGCAGGCGGGCTGCCCGCGCTTGACCAGTACCACATGGCCGCGCCCGCCACGCCTGCGCAGATTCTGGCGGTCAGCACGTTCAATGCCACGCTTGTGCCCGGTGGCGCGAACGACAGCTATGCCGCTGCCGTCCGCGATGCCGCATTGAAGATGGGTGCGCTGGCCGATACCGACATCGTGTTCGACGATCGGCAGGCCGCCAGCCTGGGGCGTATTCCCTTGGCGGCAAACGTGGTCGCGGGGGTATCCATCAAGGACCAGCGCGACACGCTGGAAGAGCTGCCGCGCGTTGATGTGAAAGGCGACGGCTCGCCACGCAACGCCGGCAAGCTCTGGTTCGCCGTGAATTACCGCGCTTGCGGCAAACCGGCGGCGGGCACGTGTTGGGGTTGGTAG
- a CDS encoding gas vesicle protein, whose amino-acid sequence MPIEPSIANASSTPSADAFLQFLVNLVNNGSQLESIGVTLQMGGMLVSGSIVSGAEYFDRFAASFTGSLSALDADTREGVHRSLAELGDVFRVPQPVDPLPNYIHLADALFFMADGTPVAGQPTLWRGRTSSVDGFILGRLQSEASS is encoded by the coding sequence ATGCCCATCGAACCTTCCATTGCCAACGCCAGTTCCACGCCGAGCGCCGACGCCTTTCTTCAATTCCTGGTCAACCTTGTGAACAACGGCAGCCAGCTTGAAAGCATCGGCGTCACGTTGCAGATGGGCGGCATGCTGGTGTCGGGATCCATCGTGTCGGGTGCGGAATACTTCGACCGGTTCGCCGCCAGCTTCACGGGTTCGCTCAGCGCCTTGGACGCCGACACGCGAGAAGGCGTACATCGTTCGCTTGCAGAATTGGGCGACGTTTTCCGCGTGCCTCAGCCGGTGGATCCGCTGCCCAACTACATCCACCTGGCCGACGCCTTGTTCTTCATGGCCGACGGCACGCCGGTTGCAGGGCAGCCGACGCTGTGGCGCGGGCGCACAAGTTCCGTGGATGGTTTCATTCTGGGCCGCCTGCAATCCGAAGCAAGCAGCTAG
- a CDS encoding ATP-binding protein: MRPMLVEDHGAPALEPQAAPRAASLLLHFLAVALLVCIAAGATLYLYWAFSNVVSNYRRHMNAAAYEAQHFFDQRESLLRSISASAVRNTNQDPISKTPTHFGKTGQVEVLPLQEGPDAYDWALVLTPRDLRRVAQANTRIVYSALRHASTVPVGSHDQPASPGIAPTIQQWLALTLADVQTRAPTKGLPPIVWLHPPHDTVKRLFLFTPLDAVHPEAAWIGLEVQGVESAISAPRSGAGDYVLFDEMSRPVLHSAGVGTTNRALPHTTREDAFGLQGQGWLPDYLVLSKSVGDDGWRLVYYAPMAHVLRDNALAFQTAAIASLLLIITVILRVRYIRRRLVLPALRQYEALADSVSLNRKLIEVAPVGLCLLRRSDRAVVLSNDMARRWFQGTPGWRTDILSTHGEEAGREHRLNDGRTAYLSFAPTTYRGEAVVLCGISDISALKRIEHSLLQAKRDAEAANQAKTVFLTTMSHEIRTPLYGILGTLELFSLTRVSGQQAQYLETIQQSSATLLRTINDTLDLSRIEAGHTVLERAPFSPVELLNNVVASFAARAHAKGVRSYAVADPDTPPAVIGDATRIRQILDNLANNAIKFTDSGQIVLRLKVNSRNRESVDLCFQIADTGAGIAPEHQARLFEPYYQVDADNCVTLPGTGLGLSICRSLSDMMNGRLNAVSEPGLGTSITFEVRLPLAPEALETAFPELESTVVYVQGAVPEIVHNLCDWLRRWGAVGLPYPASGVVPTEPAVLLQAWPHAQKIANWIGPQVIVHPPGLRPRVEDSHRNWFASAYNLAGINHAVQLAQGGAARSTAFDSKAAPEVLGLRILVTEDNPISQLILREQLEHMGCTVVLAGNGQEALNLPDLMHFDAVLTDLNMPLVDGYELTRILRKRGYDRPVLGVTANAFPDEQRRGMNAGMTSLLVKPLPLSILRQTLQTVKELRS, translated from the coding sequence ATGCGTCCAATGCTGGTAGAAGACCATGGCGCTCCCGCCCTAGAACCCCAGGCCGCTCCGCGCGCCGCCTCGTTGTTGCTGCACTTTCTTGCAGTGGCGCTGCTCGTCTGCATTGCGGCCGGCGCCACCCTTTACCTGTATTGGGCGTTCAGCAATGTGGTGTCCAACTATCGGCGCCACATGAATGCCGCTGCCTACGAAGCGCAGCACTTTTTCGACCAGCGCGAATCCCTCTTGCGCTCAATCTCCGCGTCCGCGGTGCGCAACACCAACCAAGATCCGATCAGTAAGACGCCCACCCATTTCGGCAAGACCGGCCAGGTGGAAGTGCTGCCGCTGCAAGAAGGCCCCGACGCCTACGACTGGGCGCTGGTGCTGACCCCGCGCGACTTGCGCCGCGTTGCCCAAGCCAACACCCGCATCGTCTACAGCGCGCTGCGCCATGCCAGCACCGTGCCCGTTGGGTCGCATGACCAACCTGCCTCGCCGGGCATTGCCCCCACCATCCAGCAATGGCTCGCCCTGACCCTGGCTGACGTGCAGACCCGCGCGCCCACCAAGGGCCTGCCCCCCATCGTCTGGCTGCATCCGCCGCACGACACCGTCAAGCGCCTGTTCCTCTTCACGCCCCTGGATGCCGTGCACCCGGAAGCCGCCTGGATCGGCCTGGAGGTCCAGGGGGTGGAATCGGCCATCAGCGCGCCTCGCTCGGGCGCGGGCGACTACGTGCTGTTCGACGAAATGAGCCGGCCGGTACTGCACAGCGCCGGCGTCGGCACAACCAATCGGGCCTTGCCGCACACCACCCGGGAAGATGCGTTCGGTCTGCAGGGACAGGGTTGGTTGCCCGACTACCTGGTGCTGAGCAAATCGGTCGGCGACGACGGCTGGCGGCTGGTCTACTACGCGCCCATGGCGCACGTCCTGCGTGACAACGCCCTGGCCTTCCAGACCGCGGCCATTGCCTCCTTATTGCTGATCATCACGGTCATCTTGCGAGTGCGCTACATCCGCCGGCGCCTGGTCTTGCCCGCGTTGCGCCAATACGAGGCGCTGGCCGACAGCGTGTCGCTTAACCGCAAACTGATCGAAGTGGCGCCCGTGGGCCTGTGCCTGCTGCGGCGTTCGGACCGCGCGGTCGTGTTGTCCAACGACATGGCGCGCCGCTGGTTCCAGGGCACGCCGGGCTGGCGCACCGACATCCTCTCAACCCACGGCGAAGAGGCTGGCCGCGAACACCGGCTCAACGACGGCCGCACCGCCTACCTGAGCTTTGCCCCAACCACTTACCGCGGCGAAGCGGTTGTGCTGTGCGGCATCAGCGATATTTCCGCGTTGAAGCGGATCGAGCATTCCCTGCTGCAGGCCAAACGCGACGCCGAAGCCGCCAACCAGGCCAAGACGGTGTTCCTGACCACCATGAGCCACGAGATCCGCACGCCGCTATACGGCATTCTTGGCACGCTGGAACTGTTCTCGCTGACGCGCGTCAGCGGCCAGCAGGCGCAGTACCTGGAAACCATCCAGCAGTCGTCGGCGACGCTTTTACGCACCATCAACGACACGCTGGACCTGTCCCGTATCGAGGCCGGCCACACCGTGCTTGAACGCGCGCCCTTTTCCCCCGTTGAACTCTTGAACAACGTCGTGGCCAGCTTCGCGGCACGCGCCCACGCCAAGGGCGTGCGCAGCTATGCCGTGGCCGACCCTGACACGCCGCCGGCGGTAATCGGCGACGCCACGCGCATCCGCCAGATTCTCGACAATCTTGCCAATAACGCGATCAAGTTCACCGATTCCGGGCAGATCGTATTGCGCCTGAAGGTCAACAGCCGCAACCGCGAAAGCGTCGACCTGTGTTTCCAGATTGCCGACACCGGCGCGGGCATTGCGCCGGAGCATCAGGCCCGCTTGTTCGAACCCTATTACCAGGTGGATGCCGACAACTGCGTGACCTTGCCCGGCACCGGCCTGGGCCTGTCGATCTGCCGAAGCCTGTCGGACATGATGAACGGCAGGCTCAACGCGGTCAGCGAACCCGGCCTGGGCACCAGCATCACCTTTGAAGTCCGCTTGCCGCTTGCGCCCGAAGCGCTGGAGACGGCTTTCCCCGAGCTGGAAAGCACGGTCGTCTACGTACAAGGCGCGGTGCCAGAAATCGTCCACAACCTTTGCGACTGGTTGCGGCGCTGGGGCGCGGTCGGGCTGCCCTACCCCGCCAGCGGCGTGGTGCCTACCGAACCCGCGGTGCTGTTGCAGGCGTGGCCGCATGCGCAGAAGATCGCCAACTGGATCGGCCCGCAGGTCATCGTCCATCCGCCGGGCCTGCGTCCGCGCGTCGAAGACAGCCACCGCAACTGGTTCGCCAGCGCCTACAACCTGGCAGGCATCAACCATGCGGTGCAGCTGGCCCAAGGCGGCGCGGCCCGCAGCACGGCGTTCGACTCCAAGGCGGCGCCGGAAGTGCTGGGCTTGCGGATATTGGTCACGGAAGACAACCCCATCAGCCAACTGATCCTGCGTGAACAACTTGAGCACATGGGTTGCACCGTGGTCTTGGCCGGCAACGGCCAGGAAGCACTGAACCTGCCTGACCTGATGCATTTCGACGCCGTGCTCACCGACCTGAACATGCCCTTGGTCGATGGCTACGAACTCACGCGCATTTTGCGAAAGCGCGGCTACGACCGGCCTGTTCTTGGGGTCACCGCCAACGCCTTTCCCGACGAGCAGCGGCGCGGCATGAATGCGGGCATGACCAGCTTGCTGGTCAAGCCCCTGCCTCTGAGCATCCTGCGCCAAACGCTGCAAACGGTTAAAGAACTCCGGAGTTGA